The following nucleotide sequence is from Gemmatimonadota bacterium.
GACCGGATTGTTCCGGGCGATGTCGTGCTCGCGTACGCATCGACCGGACTCCACACCAACGGGTACACTCTCGCACGACGCGTGCTCCTCGAACGACTCGGTCTCGCGCTCACCAGCATGCTCCCCGGCACCAACACGTCAGTGGGCGATGCACTCCTCGCCGTTCACCAGAGCTATGTCGCCGCGATCCGGCCCGTGCTCGGCCAGCTCCACGGACTCGCGCACATCACGGGTGGCGGCATCGCCGGCAATCTCGTGCGGGTGATCCCCGAGCAGTGTGATGCGGTGCTCGACCCGCGATCGTGGCAGTGGCCCGCGCTCTTCACCGTCATCGCTGAGGGCGGGAATGTTTCCCTCGATGAAATGCGCGACGTATTCAATCTCGGGGTCGGGATGGTGGCCGTACTGCCGGCTGAGGCGGTCGCATCCGTTCGCGATGCGGCGACGCGTGCCGGCGTCAGCACCTGGGTGCTCGGCGGTGTCACACCGGGACGACAGCGCGTGAGCTTTGCCGACTGAACTGATCACCGATGCGGTCGCGATGTCGCGCGCCCTCACACTCGCCGAGCGGGGATGGGGGCGTGTGCATCCCAACCCATTGGTCGGAGCGGTCCTCGTGCGCGACGGGGTCGTTGTCGGCGAAGGATGGCACGCCGAATACGGCGATCGCCACGCCGAGACCATCGCGCTTGCTGCGGCGGGTGACTCGGCCCGCGGTGCGACACTTTATGTCACACTGGAGCCGTGCAATCACCACGGAAAGCAGCCACCGTGCGTCGATGCCATTCTCGCCGCCGGCGTGGCTCGTGTCGTGGTATCGCTGGCCGATCCGAATCCGGTGGCTCGCGGTGGGGTCGCGCGACTGCGCGCTGCGGGCGTCCCCGTCGAGGTCGGACTGCTCGGTGACCTCGCCCGCCGGCTCAATGCGCGCTTCCTCCATCGTTTCGCTGGTCGGGCGCGGCCATTCATCGCGGTCAAGCTGGCCGTTACCCTCGACGGCAAGATTGCCGACGCGGCGGGGCGCTCGCAGTGGATTTCGGGGCCTGAAGCGCGAGACTTTGTGCATCACCTGCGGGCCGGATTTGCCGGGATCGGCATCGGCGGTCGGACGCTGGTCGCAGACGATGCCCGCCTGACCGTTCGCGGTCGGCTGACGCCCCGCGAGGCGCCGATTCGTATCGTATTCGATCGCTCCGGCATGGTCCCGGCGACTCAGGGGATCTTCGATGGCGCGCCGGATGTTCCTGTGTGGCTGGTGACGGGCACCGCTACCCCCGCGACTCATACCGCCGGAATCTCGGCTCGGGGTGCTCAAGTGCTGGTGGAAGACTCGCTGCCGGTCGCGCTCGACCTGCTGGGCGCCCGCGATCTGGATTCGCTGCTCATTGAAGGGGGCGGCCGACTCGCTGGCGCTCTGCTCGCCGAGGGGCTGGTCGACCGGGTCTACCAGATCCAGAGTCCGGTATGGCTTGGAGCCGGGCGTGACGCCTGGAGCGGCCTGGGTGTGCATGACATTCGCGATGCAATTCGCTGGCATACG
It contains:
- the purM gene encoding phosphoribosylformylglycinamidine cyclo-ligase — translated: MTESQYAAAGVDLSQAELAKQQIGKLVAGTRTPLSVGHIGAFGGMVRVPSGMRSPVLVMSTDGVGTKVLVAQQAGRYDTVGEDLVNHSVNDILVHGATPIAFMDYVAGHRLPVEMIAGVVEGIARGCRAHNMALAGGETAAMPGLYAERTFDLAGTIIGVVEEDEALHGDRIVPGDVVLAYASTGLHTNGYTLARRVLLERLGLALTSMLPGTNTSVGDALLAVHQSYVAAIRPVLGQLHGLAHITGGGIAGNLVRVIPEQCDAVLDPRSWQWPALFTVIAEGGNVSLDEMRDVFNLGVGMVAVLPAEAVASVRDAATRAGVSTWVLGGVTPGRQRVSFAD
- the ribD gene encoding bifunctional diaminohydroxyphosphoribosylaminopyrimidine deaminase/5-amino-6-(5-phosphoribosylamino)uracil reductase RibD, with the protein product MPTELITDAVAMSRALTLAERGWGRVHPNPLVGAVLVRDGVVVGEGWHAEYGDRHAETIALAAAGDSARGATLYVTLEPCNHHGKQPPCVDAILAAGVARVVVSLADPNPVARGGVARLRAAGVPVEVGLLGDLARRLNARFLHRFAGRARPFIAVKLAVTLDGKIADAAGRSQWISGPEARDFVHHLRAGFAGIGIGGRTLVADDARLTVRGRLTPREAPIRIVFDRSGMVPATQGIFDGAPDVPVWLVTGTATPATHTAGISARGAQVLVEDSLPVALDLLGARDLDSLLIEGGGRLAGALLAEGLVDRVYQIQSPVWLGAGRDAWSGLGVHDIRDAIRWHTVERRALGDDTLLVLER